One genomic region from uncultured Subdoligranulum sp. encodes:
- a CDS encoding ParB/RepB/Spo0J family partition protein, whose product MKSSAKRVELASVDDLFSTEESRADAQREKVLEIPLSELHPFKDHPFKVKDDDAMMETADSIRQYGVLVPAIARPDPNGGYELVAGHRRHRASELAGKDTMPVIVRDLDDDQATIIMVDSNLQRESLLPSERAFAYKMKLEAMKRQAGRPSKNSAQVGRNFDGKESREILAEQVGQSRNQISRYIRLTELIPELLDMVDEKKIAFNPAYELSFLKKEEQTQLLDAMDSEQATPSLSQAQRLKKYSQEGHLTLDMMRVIMGEEKKSDLDKITFTSDTLRKYFPRSYTPQRMQETIIKLLEAWQRKRQQQHDR is encoded by the coding sequence TTGAAAAGCAGCGCGAAAAGAGTAGAGCTGGCCTCGGTCGATGACCTGTTTTCCACCGAGGAAAGCCGGGCGGACGCCCAGCGGGAGAAGGTTCTGGAAATTCCCTTGTCCGAGCTGCACCCGTTCAAGGACCACCCCTTCAAAGTCAAGGATGACGATGCCATGATGGAGACCGCCGACAGCATCCGGCAGTACGGCGTGTTGGTCCCCGCCATCGCCCGTCCCGACCCCAACGGCGGCTATGAGCTGGTCGCCGGACACCGGCGGCACCGGGCCAGTGAGTTGGCGGGCAAGGATACCATGCCGGTGATTGTCCGCGACCTGGACGACGACCAGGCCACCATCATCATGGTTGACAGCAATTTGCAGCGAGAAAGCCTGCTCCCCAGTGAGCGCGCTTTTGCCTACAAGATGAAGCTGGAGGCCATGAAACGGCAGGCTGGCAGGCCCTCAAAAAATTCCGCCCAAGTTGGGCGGAATTTTGACGGCAAGGAATCCAGAGAGATTTTGGCGGAACAGGTAGGCCAAAGCCGTAACCAGATTTCCCGCTACATCCGCCTCACTGAGCTCATCCCCGAACTGCTGGACATGGTGGATGAGAAGAAAATCGCCTTCAACCCGGCCTATGAGCTGTCTTTCCTCAAAAAAGAGGAACAAACACAGCTTCTGGACGCGATGGACAGCGAGCAGGCCACCCCCTCCCTCTCCCAAGCCCAGCGGCTGAAAAAGTACAGCCAGGAAGGGCACCTGACCCTCGACATGATGCGGGTCATCATGGGCGAGGAAAAGAAAAGCGACCTGGACAAGATCACCTTCACCAGCGACACCCTGCGCAAATATTTCCCCCGGAGCTATACGCCCCAGCGAATGCAGGAAACCATCATCAAGCTGCTGGAGGCATGGCAGCGCAAGCGCCAGCAACAGCACGACCGCTGA
- a CDS encoding DUF5720 family protein — MRDISARELKGHNILAVERFQDSTRWMVEFMVRKPRTPYGSPGDEVRLFLTEDGYRQALDAQRSQQIKIKRYAHVVEGHILDFKPKKKRRRP, encoded by the coding sequence ATGAGGGATATTTCAGCCCGTGAGCTGAAAGGACATAACATTTTGGCTGTGGAGCGGTTCCAGGACAGCACCCGCTGGATGGTGGAGTTCATGGTTCGCAAGCCCCGCACCCCCTACGGCAGCCCCGGCGATGAGGTTCGCCTGTTTCTCACCGAGGATGGCTACCGGCAGGCCCTGGACGCCCAGCGCAGCCAGCAGATCAAGATCAAGCGGTATGCCCACGTTGTAGAGGGCCATATCCTCGATTTCAAACCGAAAAAGAAACGCCGTCGCCCGTAA
- a CDS encoding DUF6017 domain-containing protein — MAVFRIERTKNYTVMSNYHLRDKALSLKSKGLLSMMLSLPEDWNYTTRGLAKICKEGVDAIGGALRELESAGYIVRHQMRDRQGRICDTEYVIYEQPQPKAPDTPQPDTASPDTENPYLDDPDTEKPAELNIEKSKTQKQTTDVPSTDSIPFREFAAARPPERKGRDAMSVEEMQEYRDLVLENIEYDHLCREFSTYREDLDEIVELIVETVCARRKTTRIAGADFPHEVVRSRFLKLDSSHIEFVMECLHNNTTEVRNMKQYLLTVLFNAPTTMNNHYTAQVNHDMHAGGW; from the coding sequence ATGGCCGTTTTTCGCATTGAGCGGACCAAGAATTACACCGTAATGAGCAATTATCATCTGCGCGATAAGGCGCTGTCGCTGAAATCCAAGGGACTGCTTTCCATGATGCTGTCCTTGCCGGAGGACTGGAACTATACCACACGCGGCCTGGCGAAGATCTGCAAGGAAGGCGTGGATGCCATCGGCGGGGCGCTGCGGGAGCTGGAGAGCGCCGGGTACATTGTCCGCCACCAGATGCGGGACCGCCAGGGGCGCATCTGCGACACCGAGTACGTCATCTACGAGCAGCCCCAACCCAAAGCGCCGGATACGCCCCAGCCGGATACGGCTTCACCAGATACGGAAAACCCGTATCTGGATGACCCGGATACGGAAAAGCCCGCAGAATTAAATATAGAGAAATCAAAGACCCAAAAACAAACAACGGATGTACCCAGTACCGATTCCATTCCCTTCCGGGAATTTGCGGCGGCCAGGCCGCCGGAACGGAAAGGACGGGATGCGATGTCGGTGGAGGAAATGCAGGAGTATCGGGATTTGGTGTTGGAGAACATCGAGTACGACCACCTGTGCCGGGAGTTTTCCACCTACCGGGAGGACCTGGACGAGATCGTGGAGCTGATCGTGGAAACGGTCTGCGCCAGGCGCAAGACCACCCGGATCGCCGGGGCGGACTTTCCCCACGAGGTCGTTCGGTCGCGGTTTTTGAAGCTGGACAGCTCCCACATCGAGTTCGTCATGGAGTGCCTGCACAACAACACCACCGAGGTCCGCAACATGAAGCAATACCTGCTGACCGTGCTGTTCAACGCGCCCACCACCATGAACAACCACTACACGGCCCAGGTCAACCACGATATGCACGCAGGCGGCTGGTAA